The nucleotide sequence TGAAACGCACAGGCTCTCATTATACCACACAAGGCTTTGTATTGTACGGATGAGTGGGGTGAGCATCTCCTTAGCCAAACCAGCTGATCACCTCACCAAAGCCTCACTGGCAGCTGTCAGGCACCTGACATAATAAAAGAGTGACATCAACCATCACCTTATAATGGGTTTCAAAGAATTGTGCATTATAAGCATAcattgttcttttatttttttgtattaataatgTCTTGCACAGCTAATAACATCAATTTGTTTGCCATCCTGAGAAGATATTCACCACTGGTCTCCTCATAGTGGTTTTCAATGCGAATAATATAATACTTCATTAAAGACCATTTCCTGTTTTGTTCTACAACAAAGTACACGATGATAAGTGTGAAGTTAAAAGGAGCTACCATAAGGCTGTGCATTAGGATTGATGAATAATACAACCATTATAGTCCTTATACAGCATTTAAGCTTGTTGCCAGCTTGAATTTTTAAGACTGtctctgtatttaaaaaaaaagaaaaagaatttacacaaaaatacaaattctttcataatttacgcaactttatgtcattccaaacatgtatgactgtctttcgtctgcagaacacaaaagatgatattttgaagaatgttggtaaccacacAACATCGGTTCCATGACTTCCATggtatggaaacaaaacaatatttatcaGTTTTCTACTGGTTCTTGGGTATCAAATCACTGCACAGTTATCAAACAATTACTATCACTCTTTTCCTAAAGACTGATAAAtaagaatatatacagttaacGCCCACTGCCACATCAGGCACACGGGCTTTCACAGGTATTTGTTGAGCAACTTTCCCTGGTAGGTGCCAAGGTGGATTAGGAGGGGACGTAAAAGACCGATATCAGCCTACGTGCAGACTGGATGTGCCCGGCCAAATCTCGATTGCCTGGTCACATAGTCAATGCGTGTGACATTATGAAAACCTGATCTAGCCAGACTGTGAAACTGATTTATGAATCTTAGTTTTTAACCTTATGCCAAGTCTGTCATGCATGTCCTAGAATTTGAATGTTGATTTGCGCTTTAAACAGATTTATAAGCAAGTAATTTAGTTGCTTGTTCATGCAGATTTGTTCCTTTGGTTGCCTGGCCTAATTTGCGTGCGTCACACTGACCTATTTTACTTGAATGCACAGATGGTTTGAACGCATTTGGTCCAATATTCCAATGTCCCTCCTTAGTCAAAGAGCGATTTTTGATACAAGGTATACGTGGCCTCTGATAGGCTACATTTGATGGTAGGGAGTGTGGTCTTGAGGGTTTTTAACCAAAATACATAAGTTCAAAGAATGACTGCTTCTGTAACCACAATTATGACAGTTTAGAGAATTTTGGTATGGTTAGGAAAATCATGTCCATATCTAGAAACAGGAATGCTACAAAAATGCAGGAATTGCAAAAAATGCTACAAGAAATGCTCGTATTTGGAAAAATAAGGATTAATCTACCAAACTTTAATTCTTTGCGATCCATGCAGTGTACAGGCATAAAGGCTTTGGTAACATCAGTgatgtaaagtattggagtaaaatGTAATCGGTTACTGTACTTGAGTATCTTtctggctactttgtagttgtacggagtattaaagatattagcaacttttactcttgactacattttttaataagtatatgtactctttactccactacatttgtaatgactaatacaATTACACATTGCATGGCACCTAATTTTTTCTGCAGCAGTTCATTACTGCTTCTTACTGCTTATtttagttctgggacatcatccactaccatagtacaaaaaacattgtatctttttgttctgttgaacgagatattttgaagaatttaggaaaacaaagttctcaggcacctttgactaccatttaatacttcctactatggtggtcaatgatgtcccagaacttcCAAATAGCTTTCGTGTTCTCAGAAcgaagtaatttatacaggtatgaaattacaggAACACGAGTAAATGACAGAGTTATCCCTTGAtggttgaggactagtgctgctttgagcctacattcaggaGTAAAATACTAAAGTACTGTTAAAGTCAGAAactcttttactcaagtcgttttggaattgtcACTTGTAacggagtaattttcactgcaaggtatctgtacttttactcaagtatagttttcaggtactctttacacctctgggtaacattttacaatagCTAACATgcactaacaataaacaatacttttaaagcatttattaacCTTAACTTCAGTATTTTcgaatacatttaaaacaaatgttttaaaggcACCATGCATTAACTACTATATTGACATTAAAAGGATTAAGCTGAACGATATTGCtcatattaatacatttaccaatggtaacaaatacaaccttgtgATATGTTACGAAGGCTACAAACACCAAATACACTTCCTTAGATTTAAAGGTCAGAAACAAAAAAGACTGGACACTTTTTATGAGTCCAAGATACTTTGAACATTTAGATAATGTTGTCTCCGAATACCTTTGGAAATTTTATCCAGTTTGTGCAATTCAGGGTGGGTCAAACACTACAGTAAAGAATTGAAGAGATTTCCAACAATAGAAtagacttaaaacacacaggctCAAACCTGCCTGTGCAAAACACATTCCACATGAAAGCTGAAGTGATGCACCTTATAACGTCAAATTATCCATTTAGGATCTGATATTTGACCCCACCTCAACAGTAAATGTTGCCATCTGCACGAGGAAGTGCAATACCCAGAAAGACAGTGCAGCACAAGTTTAAGTTAACGCTTTATTTAATAAGTCACTATATTACAGAACAATATAAAATCTGAAATCTTTTAGGACAAACAAAACTTGAAGACGAGTGGCATTACAACTCATAATGGGCCATCTTAAAGTGACACCATGCATGGCAAGCATACATGTGGGAAATGAAAGTAGAAGGCACGCCATTCCACATGGACAAGTGCACAGGAGCAGCATTAATACATAAAATCCCCTCAATAAAAGGCATGGGCTAGATGAAGAACAGAATTACCAGCATTCCGATTCTCCCATAGCTTGATCACATCAAGGGCTTTCGGACCTGGCTTACAGAGGAACAAATACGAAAGCCTAACTGGAATACATTACACTCCACTGAAATGATCGGTTAAAAACCCCCTAAGCCCTTTAACTTGTAGTGGAACGGTCACAAAAGCATCGGAGCTTGTGCGTAACTGCCAAGAGAGGTCACCTCACTCGTAAATGAAAACACTTGATGCCAAAGAGAAATCTAAAGCCCTTAGTCAGCTGCTGCCCCATTTCCCAGTCCAACGGTTCAAAAATTGTCCACATTACTCTCAAAACCAAACCCACTCCTATCTCAACAGGCTCCCACCACCGATTTCTCTCTTGTAACGATTCGTGAGGTGGTCCGCCTGCACAGTGAGTTTGGATAGAACCCCAAACAGTCCGTGGAGATGATAGTGAAATTGGCTCTCCAGGTCTGGGCAGTCTTTAGCATCTCCACTCATCTGCTGCTGTGGCTCCTCCTGCTTCACCGTCATCTCCAGGAAGCTGCCACCCATCTCCCTCTTCAGCAGGCCCCACTCCATGTCATTCTTAATGGACTTTAGGAGCAGGTAGTGCTCATACATGTCCCTTTGTTTGGGGTAGGAGGGCTCGTTATTGTTGTTGTGACTAACAGAGTCTTCACTCGCGTTGTCTTCCAGAGGCACATCTCTTAGCAAGCTTGGCACCATGATGGTCTCGTTCATGTTGTTGGCAGCAGCGATGAAGCGGTTCATCACGTTGAGCAGCGAGTGCTTGTTGCAGTGTGCGTCGTTGAGCTGCATCATGACGAAGCTAAAAACAAAGTTGAATAGGAAGATTTACGATTAACACGTATGCTAATATTACAACTAACGTTAGTCTGAACTACGTTACAAATGAATGAAGGTATCGTTCATTCGATGGGAGCGTAACTACTAGTTTGCACAGTCTCGGGTGGAGTTACAAGCCGCACAATACAGGCCGTTGGCTAACAGTCACAAATGACGCCTAAACTACCAAGCCAATTAAATGGAGTTTAATGCATTACGTCGTTAATGTAATAAGGGTGCAAATGTCTACATAAAGCAAACGTCTCACGTATGACTTTGCAATGGTCATGCAATAAACCGAACAAAGAGTCCACAAGCACCATATACAAATGACTAACCTGAATGAAATTGATATTTGGACTGGATTAAACAGACGACAAAGGATTGGTGACGTAGTCAAAGCTTCACACCGATCCGTCAGAGAAGAAAATTCACTTCCTCTGCGAATACAGGCGGAGACCGGCAACACTTATACTGTGGACGTCATACGAGGAGAGTCGCACGTCCAATGAGGTGCAGAGCTGCTGCTGAATGACAGGCGTTCGGACCAATTGAGCGTCACCATTTTACTTCGCTCGTCTTTCTGCCTGTACTTGTTTTGCAATCTTGATGAAATCGTGTTAGGCCTACTGATGATTTTACAGTGTTATTGtcaaatattttatgtcaacAATACGAGATGCGGTCCGGTTGCCGGTTTATTTGAATGATGTTTAGCTTCTTTTAATGAAAAATTACCGTATTACGGTATAGTACTCTGTATTTGCATTTATACGCTTGAACATAAGATGTAGAGCACCATTTTCTATAGCAAACCGATGGCGCCATCAGGTGGTTCCGTGTCAGAAGTCTTGTCATACAAAAcacaagtttattttttaaaagaataatACAGTTTTCACAAAGAACAGCCTATTGACATTGTTGTTATCTTATAAAGATATAAAGGTGTACATGCCCCAAAAGCAATCCCATATGCTGACAAATTGCAGAGGACGGTCTATCTGCCTTATGGTAAGTACATTATGAACATGTTGTAATGATGATAAAGAAAATTAGGATTTAAAAGGGATCAATGGATGGATGCCTTTAAACATGTTAATACCCCTGCCCTGGTAGGATAGCTCTGCCTTTTCTTTGTATGTacaatttaaatattgttaccTGACCAACCTGTGTtgaattcacatttttgtagAAATATAAAGTTAAAGAGAAACGACTTAAATTCTTTTCATCTTATTACAGTCATGACATGAAACAACTCGTGTCATAATCATACTACCACTGTTACATAAAAAAAGACCAGACAACTACTTTCACAAAAGCAATTCAAATGGAAATAATGGACATACATGTTTCTGTATTAAAACTACTTCTTGAAAATGATCTGGAGATTAAAGAAACAGAACTCCAAATGTTATACATGTTTGGTGGCTCAAACGGTGATAAAAAAGCATCCTGAATTAAAGTCAAACAAATTGCCCCTTTGGCAAGTGTTGCAAAAATGTTCACTTTCAGGTTGCATGCAAGAAACTTTACTTTTTTAGATGCAAAGTTTTAGCATGTGTTAACTGCAATGAAACAAAAGATAGTACACCATGTACGGCATAACAGTGTGTTCCAGATTTAACACTGGCTAAAACAGATGCATATTCTACAAATTTTGTTATATCTAATCTTTGTTATATTTACTCTAGCCCAAAAAAACTGAATATGCAAAACAGTCTTTTACCGTAGGAACTGGTTCTTTCTATTCAGTCTAGTTACCAAcaaaaaagaatgtttaaaaaGCAGCCATAAAttctataaaattaaatgtttagctaAGGCATACAAAATACTGAAATGAAATGGGTTTCCCTTTGTGTCAGAATTACTCCTCATGAATCTTGAGTTGATATCCTGTAAGCAGATAGAAGTGGCAGTAAGTAATGTTTCTGCATTGCATTGCTTCATGTATCGAAAGTATTTTTGATATCAAATAAAATCTATGGCAGAAACCATACCTGTGGTGTAGGGACACTACACCATCTCATATTGGTTGTTGGTGATATAGCGAGACAGACAGCATGTCAGGAATATCCCAATAAGCTAAAGAGGAAAACAGCGTCAAATTGcgacaaaataaaaacttttatagGTATAACTTCCATCATTTGAATAGGCTATTGTGGAACTAAACCAAACAAATCGTGAAAAAAACTGGGAAGTACCTGGAAGAATGCTATTCCAAAAGAAATTCCAGCAATTATTCCAAGATTGGCCTCCATTGTAATAGTCATTAGAGAGAAACAGccctacaaaaaatatataattttattttacaactaTAGATGTTACTTATAGAATATAAATGGTGTTTGGCAACAGCGGAGCTCTTACCTGCTGATACACCACTGATGCCGCCAACGTGAGATTCTTAAGTTCTGTAGTAGTGCAGTTAACACCAGCAGACACATTGCAGCAGCTTTTGGGTATTCCCTCCTGTTTGAAGTATTCTGTGTTTGCCCAGCTGGTGTAGTTCATCTCTCCACAGCACTGCAGCTACAAAGAAAGTAGCATTATTAATATCTTGTGTGCATTTCTCGATGAACCAGACAAAATCTTTGGAGCAAAATAACTTTTGTAAGTTGTGTAATTCTGATATTATTTACTACTAAGTCATGCTTACTGTTCTCTGGACTCTGTCCAGATCTTCACTTCTTGTATCCTTTCCACTGTAGGCGGATTCAGCACTTTTATAAACATCCTGAAGTACTGCTTTAATCTAAAGAAAGTTTACAAATAAATTTCATCAGCAAATAGCTAATGTCATTAAATATGTTTACgaaaagatttaaaaatgtacctcATGTCTAAAAATGAATCCAGATATGCCTGCCACTAGTTCAGCAAGAAACACCAGTGTCAAGAACATGGCATACTaatgaagagaaaaacaaatgagaaaatGCTAATGATCACAATAAATACACAATGTTTATAAACATAAAAGACCATGTTTCCCAAAAGCACTGTAAACCGAAGTAGATcgtaggaaaaaaaacatccacttcagttactgttacaattgaCTTTGGGAAATTTCTACTGTACTTAGGTCACATCCTTCTTCGCCATGTTTCATACAGTATCAACCATACTTATCACTCTCAGCTCTGAGATATAGTTATCTTGTCATATCTTTATAGAACTCACCAGTTTCAGCATCCATGGACTTCCACGGCAGGTAGCGAAGCAACCAAACAGTccaaagatgatgatgatggctcCGGTCCCGATGAGGACATACGGTGCATTGGTCCCCTTGTCCGACTTTAGGAGCAGGTCGAACTCCAAATTAACCTTTCCCCATACTCCAACAGCCAACAGGATCACCCCTGTGAACTACAAACATCATCTCTCAGACATATTCTGTAGGTGTGGTGTTCATGGATTTGCCTGAAACTTAAATTACAAGGCTGCAAGATGCTCATCCCAATTCTTGATAATACCCTTGCAAATGTAGACATCAGATGGAAAGCTTCGAAAGTTTATGtataaaagaaatacaattttattctTCATTAAAAGTTGAATGCGTGTTAAAAGTAAAACTGACCTATTTAAGAACTATTTCAAATGACTGAAATACAATGACCGAGTAGGAATCTTTGACTATCACTTTTCTTTATACATTTACCTCCCCCAGCAGGGCTTATGAGCATGACCATCTGGCCATATGTCTCCTGCCTGCTAAAATCCACAGTGAATAGCAACGAATGGTCGAGATAAAACTATTGCTTTGTACTTCGCACCCAATAACGCCATGTTTGATAAACTTTTTATATCAGTGTCCTTAGTCTCTgtataaatcaatattttgaCCAAAAAACTTTCTTGCCAAAGTACAAAAGCTAAGTTTTATAATTTGTCCGGAAACGAAATGAAACATCTTAAAATTGAAATGTTACATCACGTGCAACTATGCAACATTTATGGCAAATGTACCACGCCGGTAACAATAAAAGGTTTTCTGTAGGACTTTTACATAGTCTTTTAAGTTTGTTGAtaataaaaaagcataaaagcATCAACTCATCATCTAAGTTAAGCATCAAAGCTTAGAAcggtgttttttgtttgtatgaAGAAAAATAACGTCAAACGTTAAATCAGGGAAAAGTAGCAACAGGAACAGCTGTTTGTAGACTGAGCCCATTGTTCAGCGTGAGTTAGCAGTGCGGATAGCCGCCGCAAGCTAACGGCAAATCGGACGAAAACTCACCCAAAAAATCAAACTGTACGAGACGAGGAACGTCTTCAGACACGTTATCACGGGTTTGGTTTGCAGCCGTGCGGATGGAGGGGACATTCTGCTTTTTTTTCAGCGGATCAGCCTGGCGACGAGATTTTCCAGAGAAGAGGACTGGAGAAGAAAAGTTGCGTGTGTTGGTTTCTGTGAGTTTGTTTGGGAGCGGAGGGGTGATGATGGTGCTGCTGTTGAGTCAGATTGAGTGCTTTTCCCGACAGGAAGTCCTCTTTCAAAAACAGACAACCGAGGATGACCTAGATGTATAAAAGTAACTAGAGAAAAATGCCCGTTGATTAGAgtgaataatataataaaaaataactcgAAGACGCAGTGGCGTGTATAGAATATTTTCTGAACGATCGGAAACGTAaattttgtgtttgtatgtcaAGGCCTTACGCTACTGGGAACCATATTTTACACAGTTGCTGAAAAGATCACCTTTCAAGTGCCATGGGAATATCATGTTGTTTGCACGTGGTACAATGTTAATCCTCTTTTTGTACAATATCACGTTTTCAGACATATCATCATAGGTAGGCTTAGGCTATTACCTTGGTCTTTCTGGAATGTCATGTAAAACTGCATCAATGCTAATCATTCAGAAAGTAGCATTGCTATCTAATAGCATTACTGCACCATGTTACCAGCACTGTACTTGTATGCCGTTTACTTGTGTAAAACCATTGTAACTTAATAAGGGAGTTTTCACAATCTTGTAGTGGTGGTGGCTATTAATACAACTATGGTAGGCGTATATTTTTCCTAGTATAACGTAAACGAGATTTCATTTTAGGGTAGGCGTACTAACCCTGCATTATTTAATGATTGGCAGGTATATAAAACAATATCGATGTATCAGAGCAATACCACTTTACAGCACAAAACTATTCATTGAGAAATTTAATTCTGCTGGACAGTATTTAGTCAGATGGCCACAAGATGGCGGTGTAAAACAAAGTATCGCATCGAACCTGACAGACTTTTGATGTGGCTTCTTTACAAAACGACACAATGTCCCTTTATTTTTTCAccgcattttatttttagataccTTTTTTTGTGGCTTGCATAACTTGCTGTGGTAATCTTTCAAATGAAGGTCATATTTCGCATGCTATCTTATTATTTGTGTTAGATATGGGGTTTCAGTAGGCCTATTTTTTCAATGGATGAAAggttttttgttgtgtgttttgtataCATCATTTGTAAGTATGAATGGTTTTCTCAGATGGGTACAGTTGTTAAGGAGACAAAGAGTTTGACGCAAGAGACTTGTTCACCTTTAGGACATCAGAAGAATTTGAAGTGAGGAATATGTGGGAGGTAAATGATATATTTACTAATGCACATTATGTCACCAGAATGGGTGAGATCTGTTAGATGTTAAAGATGggataacacacgcagtttctgccaatctcatattagtCTTGattacctatacagtagtattgcataagtagtatcttcgaagagtatttggtttgatcaaatttataaaagagagttacagctgtacgattatttccggaaaaagatgagctgctggaggcaggcaggggggatgcaactacagcacgagcacacaaaacatcatcgcattaatccttgcacgtacgcgccgattgccaacaaaacacagacatatgacttagtttgacttaccgcgtgcagttcatgtccggcatcttttagcactgggaccgctccatctatcagtttcaaacgatctgcaaatccagcgttttatccaccgtttatataagatccatcactgaaatgctgtgaacaaacaaacacacctcaacttctctctcaatcgcaagagtaacgagctggcccacagcgcagccaatcttgactcagcgcagccaatcttgataagcgggtcttcctatcgctcgtcgttTGGCGCGtcggcgggctatttctttcgccttgccgtgggcgtgcttttctgggagaattgcccaataaaaggaatagggtccctgttacgaaacagggttccagacttataaaaactttcagaaacaaTTTGGAGTGCTgagggagtgtatcaagcacagaaatactactacatatgtccaactcgttttttaacaagttgatgatgttaagcatgagaagccagcacgttcaacagtgAAAAGAAGTcggaatgcatgacatagcatgttacTCCGCCTTTAAAATCTGTAAACTTCAGTCCCACAACACCTCAAATGAATGAGAACTGGAACATAATGACTGgaagttttgtgtgtttagcaAAGAAATTAGTGAATGTACATATGTAAGTTTGATTGTGATTGTGTAGTGTGGTCACTGTCTCACATTTAAGGTTTGTTACATGTTgcttatataataaataaaaagctttataattaaataaaacagttgTATCTTAGGCCAACTGTAGTTTTTAGTTTATTACAGaatttagtaaatgatgacattggTTTTTTGgggtgggtgaactatccctttaaaatgtgtcTGTGCATGTATCGGGAAACATTATGTGAGATCCTCTTTCActcaaactaaattaaattaacaGCCATTTACCAAACACTAATGCTGTAACCTTTGGGTATGGTTGAGTGATTGAGCATATGATGCATGTAATGTATGAGAATATATGGATGTCTCTGAGTTTaaacccccttctctctctctctctctctctctctctctctctattgcATGCATACTTTCTCATTGCTCATTTTATCTCTCACACACATTAATGGAAACAATGCAAGGTTAGGTTTCTGCTTTACCTCACCTCAAGGGTCCACTGCTTTGCTTTATTTTATGTGAAGTAATTCCCTTTTGTATTTCTATATGTGATGGAGTGTAAGGGATTAATTTGTGTGTGTCATTGGGGTTTTCATGCTTAAATAAGTTAATTAAAAGTTAATTGAGAAAACATTCTATTCCTAGCAACATTTCTATCTTTTAGGTTAGCAGCTACTGAACTTTCTTCATAATAAATTGAAGCAAACTTTAGAGTCTCTtcattgttaatcattttgaagACAAAAATGAATTGGTGATCAACCGAGGGTGTGTGGACATGAGAAAAGGACTGTACTCAATCTGATAATTGTAGGTTTGCATTTATTATGGAACACAACTCCTGGTTATAAAAAAGCTAAGATCATGATAGCCTATTGCTATGTCTATTCCCATGCTCAGGAA is from Triplophysa rosa linkage group LG13, Trosa_1v2, whole genome shotgun sequence and encodes:
- the mid1ip1l gene encoding mid1-interacting protein 1-like, yielding MMQLNDAHCNKHSLLNVMNRFIAAANNMNETIMVPSLLRDVPLEDNASEDSVSHNNNNEPSYPKQRDMYEHYLLLKSIKNDMEWGLLKREMGGSFLEMTVKQEEPQQQMSGDAKDCPDLESQFHYHLHGLFGVLSKLTVQADHLTNRYKREIGGGSLLR
- the tspan7 gene encoding tetraspanin-7; its protein translation is MSPPSARLQTKPVITCLKTFLVSYSLIFWFTGVILLAVGVWGKVNLEFDLLLKSDKGTNAPYVLIGTGAIIIIFGLFGCFATCRGSPWMLKLYAMFLTLVFLAELVAGISGFIFRHEIKAVLQDVYKSAESAYSGKDTRSEDLDRVQRTLQCCGEMNYTSWANTEYFKQEGIPKSCCNVSAGVNCTTTELKNLTLAASVVYQQGCFSLMTITMEANLGIIAGISFGIAFFQLIGIFLTCCLSRYITNNQYEMV